One stretch of Salarias fasciatus chromosome 19, fSalaFa1.1, whole genome shotgun sequence DNA includes these proteins:
- the dctn1b gene encoding dynactin subunit 1 isoform X12 — translation MMRQTPAPRKTTARRPKQPSRPAGAGGKGAASGSASASAGEMSSSEPSTPAQTPLAAPVIPTLHSPGNPPAPVPSKEEEALRAQVKDLEEKLETLKMKRTEDKAKLKELEKHKIQLEQLQEWKTKMQEQQAELQKQLKEAKREAKEALEAKERYMEEMSDTADAIEMATLDKEMAEERAESLQLEVDSLKEKVDELTMDLEILKHEIEEKGSDGAASSYHVKQLEEQNSRLKEALVRMRDLSASEKQEHVKLQKQMEKKNVELDSLRSQKEKQQEEMTVAEKTIDELKEQVDAALGAEEMVETLTERNLDLEEKVRELRETVTDLEAINEMNDELQENARETELELREMLDLGAARVRESEKRVEAAQETVADYQQTIKKYRELTAHLQEVNRDLTSQQEASAELQQQAPAEMFDFKIKFAETKAYAKAIEMELRKMEVGQANRHVSLLTAFMPESFLRHGGDHDCILVLLLIPRLICKAELISKQAQEKFDLNETCVERAGLKGAVGEQLSFAGGLVYSLSLLQATLHKYEQALAQCGVEVYKKIGSLYPEMSVHERSLDFLIDLLHKDQLDETVNVEPLTKAIKYYQHLYSIHLADQDEDCTMQLADHIRFTQSALDCMAVEVGRLRAFLHAGQEKADLAVLLKDLETSCSDIRQFCKKIRRRMPGTDAPGIPAALSFGQQVSDTLSDCRKHLTWVVAVLQEVAAAGAQMMSPLGEQEGLSAVKLEDVAFKAGEQIYGSQGANPYECLRQSCSIVIATMNKMATAMQEGEYDSEKPQSKNPPPVDVRAAALRAEITDAEGLGLKLEDRETVIKELKKSLKIKGEELSEANVRLSLLEKKLDSSSRDADERVEKIQTRLDEAQTQLKKKEKEFEETMDALQADIDQLEAEKAELKQRINSQSKMTMDGLRGSGTSGIASIVTGAAGEEQKATMMPGVGSGSGVQVIDSPLLTQQIEAQRLCIKQLKNDNNRLKAEKMRAQLASLPPLHVTKLPSRDGGRPEVLSSALYRKTDQLLETLLQMSANVKVVDITGKSPVTPSAQLLEQTARLQSLSDTLDRLKGEVAEHVVNQQPGARVASDFATFPSTSFVKAKEEKQGDTVLVGRLMVPCPRGQEQVHRLVLSQCQLQRVHSLLRT, via the exons ATGATGAGGCAGACTCCTGCACCCCGGAAG ACCACGGCCAGAAGGCCCAAG CAGCCCAGCAGACCTGCGGGCGCCGGAGGGAAGGGGGCTGCGTCCGGCTcggcctccgcctccgccgGAGAGATGAGCAGCAGCGAGCCCAGCACGCCGGCTCAGACGCCGCTAGCCGCCCCGGTCATCCCCACACTCCACTCCCCCGGAAACCCCCCGGCCCCTGTCCCCAGCAAG gaggaggaggcgctgcgAGCTCAGGTGAAGgacctggaggagaagctggagactCTGAAGATGAAACGGACGGAGGACAAAGCCAaactgaaggagctggagaagcacaagatccagctggagcagctgcaggagtggAAGACCAagatgcaggagcagcaggccgAGCTGCAGAAGCAACTGAAAGAGGCCAAGAGG GAAGCCAAAGAGGCTTTGGAGGCGAAGGAGCGCTACATGGAGGAGATGTCCGACACGGCGGACGCCATTGAGATGGCGACGCTGGATAAGGAGATGGCCGAGGAGCGAGCCGAgtccctgcagctggaggtggaTTCCCTCAAGGAGAAAGTGGACGAGCTCACCATGGACCTGGAGATCCTCAAGCACGAGATCGAGGAGAAAG GTTCGGACGGCGCCGCTTCCAGTTACCatgtgaagcagctggaggagcagaacagCAGGCTGAAGGAGGCTCTGGTCAG GATGCGAGACCTGTCGGCCTCGGAGAAGCAGGAACACGTGAAGTTGCAGAAgcagatggagaagaagaaCGTGGAGTTGGACTCCCTGAGGAGCcagaaggagaagcagcaggaggagatgacGGTGGCGGAGAAGACCATCGACGAGCTGAAGGAGCAG GTGGACGCGGCGCTGGGGGCGGAGGAGATGGTGGAGACTCTGACAGAGAggaacctggacctggaggagaaggTCCGGGAGCTGAGGGAGACGGTCACCGACCTG GAAGCCATCAATGAGATGAACGACGAGCTGCAGGAGAACGCCAGAGAGAcggagctggagctgagagAGATGCTGGATCTGGGCGCAGCCAGAGTCCGAGAGTCCGAGAAACGGGTGGAGGCCGCTCAGGAAACTGTGGCCGACTACCAGCAGACCATCAAGAAGTACCGCGAGCTCACGGCTCACCTGCAG GAGGTGAACAGAGATCTGACCAGCCAGCAGGAAGCCtcggcagagctgcagcagcaggcgccGGCCGAGATGTTTGACTTCAAGATCAAGTTTGCGGAGACGAAGGCCTACGCCAAG GCTATTGAGATGGAGCTGAGGAAGATGGAGGTGGGTCAGGCCAACAGACACGTTTCTCTTCTGACCGCCTTCATGCCCGAGTCCTTCCTCCGCCACGGCGGCGACCACGACTGcatcctggtgctgctgctcatccccAGACTCATCTGCAAG GCCGAGCTGATCAGCAAACAGGCGCAGGAGAAATTCGACCTGAACGAAACGTGCGTGGAGCGAGCCGGGCTGAAGGGAGCCGTCGGGGAGCAGCTGAGCTTCGCCGGCGGCCTCGTCTACTCGCTGAGTCTGCTGCAGGCCACGCTTCACAAATACGAGCA ggctcTGGCTCAGTGCGGCGTGGAGGTCTATAAGAAGATCGGCTCTCTGTACCCGGAGATGAGCGTCCACGAGCGTTCTCTCGACTTCCTCATCGACCTGCTGCACAAAGACCAGCTGGACGAGACGGTCAACGTGGAGCCGCTCACCAAGGCCATCAAATATTATCAg CACCTGTACAGCATCCACCTGGCGGATCAGGACGAGGACTGCACCATGCAGCTGGCCGACCACATCAGA TTTACCCAGAGTGCCTTGGACTGCATGGCGGTGGAGGTGGGGCGTCTGCGGGCGTTCCTGCACGCCGGCCAGGAGAAGGCCGACCTGGCCGTCCTGCTGAAGGACCTGGAGACGTCCTGCAGCGACATCAGGCAGTTCTGCAAGAAGATCCGCCGCAGGATGCCGGGGACCGACGCGCCGGGCATCCCGGCGGCGCTCAGCTTCGGACAACAG GTGTCGGACACGCTGTCAGACTGCAGGAAGCACCTCACCTGGGTGGTGGCGGTGCTGCAGGAGGTGGCGGCGGCCGGCGCTCAGATGATGTCGCCCCTCGGAGAACAGGAGGGGCTGTCGGCGGTCAAACTGGAGGACGTGGCCTTCAAGGCCGGGGAGCAG ATCTATGGATCGCAGGGCGCCAATCCGTACGAGTGTCTGCGGCAGTCCTGCAGCATCGTCATAGCAACCATGAACAAGATGGCGACCGCCATGCAGGAAGGAGAGTACGACTCAGAGAAGCCTCAAAGCAAG AATCCCCCGCCTGTGGACGTGCGGGCGGCGGCTCTCAGAGCGGAGATCACAGACGCAGAAGGTCTGGGCCTgaagctggaggacagagagacggtCATCAAGGAGCTGAAGAAGTCGCTGAAGATCAAG GGAGAAGAGCTGAGCGAGGCCAACGTCCGCCtgagcctgctggagaagaagctgGACAGTTCGTCCCGGGACGCCGACGAGCGGGTGGAGAAGATCCAGACCCGGCTGGACGAGGCTCAGActcagctgaagaagaaggagaa GGAGTTCGAGGAGACCATGGACGCCCTGCAGGCCGACATCgaccagctggaggcggagaaGGCGGAGCTGAAGCAGAGGATCAACAGCCAGTCCAAGATGACCATGGACGGCCTGAGAGGCTCCGGCACGTCGGGAATCGCCTCCATCGTCACCGGAGCGGCCGGAG AGGAGCAAAAAG CCACCATGATGCCCGGCGTGGGCTCGGGTTCGGGCGTCCAGGTGATCGACTCTCCGCTGCTGACTCAGCAGATCGAAGCTCAGAGACTGTGCATCAAACAGCTGAAGAACGACAACAACAGACTGAAG GCGGAGAAGATGCGCGCCCAGCTGGCATCGCTGCCGCCGCTCCACGTCACCAAGCTGCCGTCCAGAGACGGCGGACGGCCCGAGGTGCTCTCCAGCGCTCTGTACCGCAAGACCGACCAgctgctggagacgctgctgcagaTGAGCGCCAACGTCAAGGTGGTGGACATCACCGGGAAATCCCCAG TGACACCTAGTGCTCAGCTGCTGGAACAGACGGCGCGGCTCCAGTCCCTGAGCGACACTCTGGACCGGCTGAAG GGCGAGGTCGCCGAGCACGTGGTGAACCAGCAGCCGGGAGCTCGAGTCGCCTCGGACTTCGCCACCTTCCCCTCCACCTCGTTCGTGAAG gccaaggaggagaagcagggCGACACGGTGCTGGTGGGCCGCCTCATGGTGCCGTGTCCCCGCGGCCAGGAGCAGGTCCACCGCCTCGTCCTGTCGCAGTGTCAGCTGCAGAGAGTTCACAGTCTGCTGCGGACCTGA
- the dctn1b gene encoding dynactin subunit 1 isoform X13, which produces MMRQTPAPRKTTARRPKPSRPAGAGGKGAASGSASASAGEMSSSEPSTPAQTPLAAPVIPTLHSPGNPPAPVPSKEEEALRAQVKDLEEKLETLKMKRTEDKAKLKELEKHKIQLEQLQEWKTKMQEQQAELQKQLKEAKREAKEALEAKERYMEEMSDTADAIEMATLDKEMAEERAESLQLEVDSLKEKVDELTMDLEILKHEIEEKGSDGAASSYHVKQLEEQNSRLKEALVRMRDLSASEKQEHVKLQKQMEKKNVELDSLRSQKEKQQEEMTVAEKTIDELKEQVDAALGAEEMVETLTERNLDLEEKVRELRETVTDLEAINEMNDELQENARETELELREMLDLGAARVRESEKRVEAAQETVADYQQTIKKYRELTAHLQEVNRDLTSQQEASAELQQQAPAEMFDFKIKFAETKAYAKAIEMELRKMEVGQANRHVSLLTAFMPESFLRHGGDHDCILVLLLIPRLICKAELISKQAQEKFDLNETCVERAGLKGAVGEQLSFAGGLVYSLSLLQATLHKYEQALAQCGVEVYKKIGSLYPEMSVHERSLDFLIDLLHKDQLDETVNVEPLTKAIKYYQHLYSIHLADQDEDCTMQLADHIRFTQSALDCMAVEVGRLRAFLHAGQEKADLAVLLKDLETSCSDIRQFCKKIRRRMPGTDAPGIPAALSFGQQVSDTLSDCRKHLTWVVAVLQEVAAAGAQMMSPLGEQEGLSAVKLEDVAFKAGEQIYGSQGANPYECLRQSCSIVIATMNKMATAMQEGEYDSEKPQSKNPPPVDVRAAALRAEITDAEGLGLKLEDRETVIKELKKSLKIKGEELSEANVRLSLLEKKLDSSSRDADERVEKIQTRLDEAQTQLKKKEKEFEETMDALQADIDQLEAEKAELKQRINSQSKMTMDGLRGSGTSGIASIVTGAAGEEQKATMMPGVGSGSGVQVIDSPLLTQQIEAQRLCIKQLKNDNNRLKAEKMRAQLASLPPLHVTKLPSRDGGRPEVLSSALYRKTDQLLETLLQMSANVKVVDITGKSPVTPSAQLLEQTARLQSLSDTLDRLKGEVAEHVVNQQPGARVASDFATFPSTSFVKAKEEKQGDTVLVGRLMVPCPRGQEQVHRLVLSQCQLQRVHSLLRT; this is translated from the exons ATGATGAGGCAGACTCCTGCACCCCGGAAG ACCACGGCCAGAAGGCCCAAG CCCAGCAGACCTGCGGGCGCCGGAGGGAAGGGGGCTGCGTCCGGCTcggcctccgcctccgccgGAGAGATGAGCAGCAGCGAGCCCAGCACGCCGGCTCAGACGCCGCTAGCCGCCCCGGTCATCCCCACACTCCACTCCCCCGGAAACCCCCCGGCCCCTGTCCCCAGCAAG gaggaggaggcgctgcgAGCTCAGGTGAAGgacctggaggagaagctggagactCTGAAGATGAAACGGACGGAGGACAAAGCCAaactgaaggagctggagaagcacaagatccagctggagcagctgcaggagtggAAGACCAagatgcaggagcagcaggccgAGCTGCAGAAGCAACTGAAAGAGGCCAAGAGG GAAGCCAAAGAGGCTTTGGAGGCGAAGGAGCGCTACATGGAGGAGATGTCCGACACGGCGGACGCCATTGAGATGGCGACGCTGGATAAGGAGATGGCCGAGGAGCGAGCCGAgtccctgcagctggaggtggaTTCCCTCAAGGAGAAAGTGGACGAGCTCACCATGGACCTGGAGATCCTCAAGCACGAGATCGAGGAGAAAG GTTCGGACGGCGCCGCTTCCAGTTACCatgtgaagcagctggaggagcagaacagCAGGCTGAAGGAGGCTCTGGTCAG GATGCGAGACCTGTCGGCCTCGGAGAAGCAGGAACACGTGAAGTTGCAGAAgcagatggagaagaagaaCGTGGAGTTGGACTCCCTGAGGAGCcagaaggagaagcagcaggaggagatgacGGTGGCGGAGAAGACCATCGACGAGCTGAAGGAGCAG GTGGACGCGGCGCTGGGGGCGGAGGAGATGGTGGAGACTCTGACAGAGAggaacctggacctggaggagaaggTCCGGGAGCTGAGGGAGACGGTCACCGACCTG GAAGCCATCAATGAGATGAACGACGAGCTGCAGGAGAACGCCAGAGAGAcggagctggagctgagagAGATGCTGGATCTGGGCGCAGCCAGAGTCCGAGAGTCCGAGAAACGGGTGGAGGCCGCTCAGGAAACTGTGGCCGACTACCAGCAGACCATCAAGAAGTACCGCGAGCTCACGGCTCACCTGCAG GAGGTGAACAGAGATCTGACCAGCCAGCAGGAAGCCtcggcagagctgcagcagcaggcgccGGCCGAGATGTTTGACTTCAAGATCAAGTTTGCGGAGACGAAGGCCTACGCCAAG GCTATTGAGATGGAGCTGAGGAAGATGGAGGTGGGTCAGGCCAACAGACACGTTTCTCTTCTGACCGCCTTCATGCCCGAGTCCTTCCTCCGCCACGGCGGCGACCACGACTGcatcctggtgctgctgctcatccccAGACTCATCTGCAAG GCCGAGCTGATCAGCAAACAGGCGCAGGAGAAATTCGACCTGAACGAAACGTGCGTGGAGCGAGCCGGGCTGAAGGGAGCCGTCGGGGAGCAGCTGAGCTTCGCCGGCGGCCTCGTCTACTCGCTGAGTCTGCTGCAGGCCACGCTTCACAAATACGAGCA ggctcTGGCTCAGTGCGGCGTGGAGGTCTATAAGAAGATCGGCTCTCTGTACCCGGAGATGAGCGTCCACGAGCGTTCTCTCGACTTCCTCATCGACCTGCTGCACAAAGACCAGCTGGACGAGACGGTCAACGTGGAGCCGCTCACCAAGGCCATCAAATATTATCAg CACCTGTACAGCATCCACCTGGCGGATCAGGACGAGGACTGCACCATGCAGCTGGCCGACCACATCAGA TTTACCCAGAGTGCCTTGGACTGCATGGCGGTGGAGGTGGGGCGTCTGCGGGCGTTCCTGCACGCCGGCCAGGAGAAGGCCGACCTGGCCGTCCTGCTGAAGGACCTGGAGACGTCCTGCAGCGACATCAGGCAGTTCTGCAAGAAGATCCGCCGCAGGATGCCGGGGACCGACGCGCCGGGCATCCCGGCGGCGCTCAGCTTCGGACAACAG GTGTCGGACACGCTGTCAGACTGCAGGAAGCACCTCACCTGGGTGGTGGCGGTGCTGCAGGAGGTGGCGGCGGCCGGCGCTCAGATGATGTCGCCCCTCGGAGAACAGGAGGGGCTGTCGGCGGTCAAACTGGAGGACGTGGCCTTCAAGGCCGGGGAGCAG ATCTATGGATCGCAGGGCGCCAATCCGTACGAGTGTCTGCGGCAGTCCTGCAGCATCGTCATAGCAACCATGAACAAGATGGCGACCGCCATGCAGGAAGGAGAGTACGACTCAGAGAAGCCTCAAAGCAAG AATCCCCCGCCTGTGGACGTGCGGGCGGCGGCTCTCAGAGCGGAGATCACAGACGCAGAAGGTCTGGGCCTgaagctggaggacagagagacggtCATCAAGGAGCTGAAGAAGTCGCTGAAGATCAAG GGAGAAGAGCTGAGCGAGGCCAACGTCCGCCtgagcctgctggagaagaagctgGACAGTTCGTCCCGGGACGCCGACGAGCGGGTGGAGAAGATCCAGACCCGGCTGGACGAGGCTCAGActcagctgaagaagaaggagaa GGAGTTCGAGGAGACCATGGACGCCCTGCAGGCCGACATCgaccagctggaggcggagaaGGCGGAGCTGAAGCAGAGGATCAACAGCCAGTCCAAGATGACCATGGACGGCCTGAGAGGCTCCGGCACGTCGGGAATCGCCTCCATCGTCACCGGAGCGGCCGGAG AGGAGCAAAAAG CCACCATGATGCCCGGCGTGGGCTCGGGTTCGGGCGTCCAGGTGATCGACTCTCCGCTGCTGACTCAGCAGATCGAAGCTCAGAGACTGTGCATCAAACAGCTGAAGAACGACAACAACAGACTGAAG GCGGAGAAGATGCGCGCCCAGCTGGCATCGCTGCCGCCGCTCCACGTCACCAAGCTGCCGTCCAGAGACGGCGGACGGCCCGAGGTGCTCTCCAGCGCTCTGTACCGCAAGACCGACCAgctgctggagacgctgctgcagaTGAGCGCCAACGTCAAGGTGGTGGACATCACCGGGAAATCCCCAG TGACACCTAGTGCTCAGCTGCTGGAACAGACGGCGCGGCTCCAGTCCCTGAGCGACACTCTGGACCGGCTGAAG GGCGAGGTCGCCGAGCACGTGGTGAACCAGCAGCCGGGAGCTCGAGTCGCCTCGGACTTCGCCACCTTCCCCTCCACCTCGTTCGTGAAG gccaaggaggagaagcagggCGACACGGTGCTGGTGGGCCGCCTCATGGTGCCGTGTCCCCGCGGCCAGGAGCAGGTCCACCGCCTCGTCCTGTCGCAGTGTCAGCTGCAGAGAGTTCACAGTCTGCTGCGGACCTGA
- the dctn1b gene encoding dynactin subunit 1 isoform X14 — protein MMRQTPAPRKTTARRPKPSRPAGAGGKGAASGSASASAGEMSSSEPSTPAQTPLAAPVIPTLHSPGNPPAPVPSKEEEALRAQVKDLEEKLETLKMKRTEDKAKLKELEKHKIQLEQLQEWKTKMQEQQAELQKQLKEAKREAKEALEAKERYMEEMSDTADAIEMATLDKEMAEERAESLQLEVDSLKEKVDELTMDLEILKHEIEEKGSDGAASSYHVKQLEEQNSRLKEALVRMRDLSASEKQEHVKLQKQMEKKNVELDSLRSQKEKQQEEMTVAEKTIDELKEQVDAALGAEEMVETLTERNLDLEEKVRELRETVTDLEAINEMNDELQENARETELELREMLDLGAARVRESEKRVEAAQETVADYQQTIKKYRELTAHLQEVNRDLTSQQEASAELQQQAPAEMFDFKIKFAETKAYAKAIEMELRKMEVGQANRHVSLLTAFMPESFLRHGGDHDCILVLLLIPRLICKAELISKQAQEKFDLNETCVERAGLKGAVGEQLSFAGGLVYSLSLLQATLHKYEQALAQCGVEVYKKIGSLYPEMSVHERSLDFLIDLLHKDQLDETVNVEPLTKAIKYYQHLYSIHLADQDEDCTMQLADHIRFTQSALDCMAVEVGRLRAFLHAGQEKADLAVLLKDLETSCSDIRQFCKKIRRRMPGTDAPGIPAALSFGQQVSDTLSDCRKHLTWVVAVLQEVAAAGAQMMSPLGEQEGLSAVKLEDVAFKAGEQIYGSQGANPYECLRQSCSIVIATMNKMATAMQEGEYDSEKPQSKNPPPVDVRAAALRAEITDAEGLGLKLEDRETVIKELKKSLKIKGEELSEANVRLSLLEKKLDSSSRDADERVEKIQTRLDEAQTQLKKKEKEFEETMDALQADIDQLEAEKAELKQRINSQSKMTMDGLRGSGTSGIASIVTGAAGATMMPGVGSGSGVQVIDSPLLTQQIEAQRLCIKQLKNDNNRLKAEKMRAQLASLPPLHVTKLPSRDGGRPEVLSSALYRKTDQLLETLLQMSANVKVVDITGKSPVTPSAQLLEQTARLQSLSDTLDRLKGEVAEHVVNQQPGARVASDFATFPSTSFVKAKEEKQGDTVLVGRLMVPCPRGQEQVHRLVLSQCQLQRVHSLLRT, from the exons ATGATGAGGCAGACTCCTGCACCCCGGAAG ACCACGGCCAGAAGGCCCAAG CCCAGCAGACCTGCGGGCGCCGGAGGGAAGGGGGCTGCGTCCGGCTcggcctccgcctccgccgGAGAGATGAGCAGCAGCGAGCCCAGCACGCCGGCTCAGACGCCGCTAGCCGCCCCGGTCATCCCCACACTCCACTCCCCCGGAAACCCCCCGGCCCCTGTCCCCAGCAAG gaggaggaggcgctgcgAGCTCAGGTGAAGgacctggaggagaagctggagactCTGAAGATGAAACGGACGGAGGACAAAGCCAaactgaaggagctggagaagcacaagatccagctggagcagctgcaggagtggAAGACCAagatgcaggagcagcaggccgAGCTGCAGAAGCAACTGAAAGAGGCCAAGAGG GAAGCCAAAGAGGCTTTGGAGGCGAAGGAGCGCTACATGGAGGAGATGTCCGACACGGCGGACGCCATTGAGATGGCGACGCTGGATAAGGAGATGGCCGAGGAGCGAGCCGAgtccctgcagctggaggtggaTTCCCTCAAGGAGAAAGTGGACGAGCTCACCATGGACCTGGAGATCCTCAAGCACGAGATCGAGGAGAAAG GTTCGGACGGCGCCGCTTCCAGTTACCatgtgaagcagctggaggagcagaacagCAGGCTGAAGGAGGCTCTGGTCAG GATGCGAGACCTGTCGGCCTCGGAGAAGCAGGAACACGTGAAGTTGCAGAAgcagatggagaagaagaaCGTGGAGTTGGACTCCCTGAGGAGCcagaaggagaagcagcaggaggagatgacGGTGGCGGAGAAGACCATCGACGAGCTGAAGGAGCAG GTGGACGCGGCGCTGGGGGCGGAGGAGATGGTGGAGACTCTGACAGAGAggaacctggacctggaggagaaggTCCGGGAGCTGAGGGAGACGGTCACCGACCTG GAAGCCATCAATGAGATGAACGACGAGCTGCAGGAGAACGCCAGAGAGAcggagctggagctgagagAGATGCTGGATCTGGGCGCAGCCAGAGTCCGAGAGTCCGAGAAACGGGTGGAGGCCGCTCAGGAAACTGTGGCCGACTACCAGCAGACCATCAAGAAGTACCGCGAGCTCACGGCTCACCTGCAG GAGGTGAACAGAGATCTGACCAGCCAGCAGGAAGCCtcggcagagctgcagcagcaggcgccGGCCGAGATGTTTGACTTCAAGATCAAGTTTGCGGAGACGAAGGCCTACGCCAAG GCTATTGAGATGGAGCTGAGGAAGATGGAGGTGGGTCAGGCCAACAGACACGTTTCTCTTCTGACCGCCTTCATGCCCGAGTCCTTCCTCCGCCACGGCGGCGACCACGACTGcatcctggtgctgctgctcatccccAGACTCATCTGCAAG GCCGAGCTGATCAGCAAACAGGCGCAGGAGAAATTCGACCTGAACGAAACGTGCGTGGAGCGAGCCGGGCTGAAGGGAGCCGTCGGGGAGCAGCTGAGCTTCGCCGGCGGCCTCGTCTACTCGCTGAGTCTGCTGCAGGCCACGCTTCACAAATACGAGCA ggctcTGGCTCAGTGCGGCGTGGAGGTCTATAAGAAGATCGGCTCTCTGTACCCGGAGATGAGCGTCCACGAGCGTTCTCTCGACTTCCTCATCGACCTGCTGCACAAAGACCAGCTGGACGAGACGGTCAACGTGGAGCCGCTCACCAAGGCCATCAAATATTATCAg CACCTGTACAGCATCCACCTGGCGGATCAGGACGAGGACTGCACCATGCAGCTGGCCGACCACATCAGA TTTACCCAGAGTGCCTTGGACTGCATGGCGGTGGAGGTGGGGCGTCTGCGGGCGTTCCTGCACGCCGGCCAGGAGAAGGCCGACCTGGCCGTCCTGCTGAAGGACCTGGAGACGTCCTGCAGCGACATCAGGCAGTTCTGCAAGAAGATCCGCCGCAGGATGCCGGGGACCGACGCGCCGGGCATCCCGGCGGCGCTCAGCTTCGGACAACAG GTGTCGGACACGCTGTCAGACTGCAGGAAGCACCTCACCTGGGTGGTGGCGGTGCTGCAGGAGGTGGCGGCGGCCGGCGCTCAGATGATGTCGCCCCTCGGAGAACAGGAGGGGCTGTCGGCGGTCAAACTGGAGGACGTGGCCTTCAAGGCCGGGGAGCAG ATCTATGGATCGCAGGGCGCCAATCCGTACGAGTGTCTGCGGCAGTCCTGCAGCATCGTCATAGCAACCATGAACAAGATGGCGACCGCCATGCAGGAAGGAGAGTACGACTCAGAGAAGCCTCAAAGCAAG AATCCCCCGCCTGTGGACGTGCGGGCGGCGGCTCTCAGAGCGGAGATCACAGACGCAGAAGGTCTGGGCCTgaagctggaggacagagagacggtCATCAAGGAGCTGAAGAAGTCGCTGAAGATCAAG GGAGAAGAGCTGAGCGAGGCCAACGTCCGCCtgagcctgctggagaagaagctgGACAGTTCGTCCCGGGACGCCGACGAGCGGGTGGAGAAGATCCAGACCCGGCTGGACGAGGCTCAGActcagctgaagaagaaggagaa GGAGTTCGAGGAGACCATGGACGCCCTGCAGGCCGACATCgaccagctggaggcggagaaGGCGGAGCTGAAGCAGAGGATCAACAGCCAGTCCAAGATGACCATGGACGGCCTGAGAGGCTCCGGCACGTCGGGAATCGCCTCCATCGTCACCGGAGCGGCCGGAG CCACCATGATGCCCGGCGTGGGCTCGGGTTCGGGCGTCCAGGTGATCGACTCTCCGCTGCTGACTCAGCAGATCGAAGCTCAGAGACTGTGCATCAAACAGCTGAAGAACGACAACAACAGACTGAAG GCGGAGAAGATGCGCGCCCAGCTGGCATCGCTGCCGCCGCTCCACGTCACCAAGCTGCCGTCCAGAGACGGCGGACGGCCCGAGGTGCTCTCCAGCGCTCTGTACCGCAAGACCGACCAgctgctggagacgctgctgcagaTGAGCGCCAACGTCAAGGTGGTGGACATCACCGGGAAATCCCCAG TGACACCTAGTGCTCAGCTGCTGGAACAGACGGCGCGGCTCCAGTCCCTGAGCGACACTCTGGACCGGCTGAAG GGCGAGGTCGCCGAGCACGTGGTGAACCAGCAGCCGGGAGCTCGAGTCGCCTCGGACTTCGCCACCTTCCCCTCCACCTCGTTCGTGAAG gccaaggaggagaagcagggCGACACGGTGCTGGTGGGCCGCCTCATGGTGCCGTGTCCCCGCGGCCAGGAGCAGGTCCACCGCCTCGTCCTGTCGCAGTGTCAGCTGCAGAGAGTTCACAGTCTGCTGCGGACCTGA